The following is a genomic window from Candidatus Thermoplasmatota archaeon.
GAAGCTGTGATAGGTGCTGAGAAACAACGCCTCGGATACGTATTATCTTCTAGAAGAGATGATCTGCAGAATAAGGAATTACGTTTGAAAGTGATATGTTATGATCTCCTAGTGTTAAACAAGGTGAAGGCATCATTTCTTTTGGGTGAGCCACTACTAATTCCTGTAGAAGCTAGCTGAAATAGTGATATAATTGAACTGGATGTTTAGAATTATCAGGTCTTATTGTTAATCTAGGTTATATCAAGTGGATGAGATTTAGTATAGAGAACCCCTAATTTTACTTTATAAAATGAGGGTTAATGACTAAATAAATGTATTTTTTTTATGTTGAGTCAATATAATTTTTACTTTTCACCTCACTATTATTCGGACAACGCCCTTATTTTCCTCCTGAAAAAGTTTATATCTCTCCCTATTTACTGTTTTATATATTTTTTTACGATTTCAATTGCGCAGAGTTTCCCACACATAGAACAAGCTTTTGTATCCTCTACAGGCAACCTTTTCTTCCTGTATTCTCTAGCTTTTTTAGGATCTATACAAATCTCAAACATTTTATTCCAGTTTAGATTCTCACGCGCTTTACTAAAAGTCGCATCAACGCCCCTGTCTATGCCTCTTGCTAGATCCGCAGCATGCGCAGCTATTCTAGCTGTAATAACTCCGTCTCTAACATCGTTTTTATCAGGTAAACACAAGTGTTCCGCTGGTGTCACGTAACAGAGAAAATCAGCACCATAAAAACCAGCAAGTGCACCACCGATCCCGCCAACAAAATGATCATAACCAGGTGCTATATCAGTAACTAGCGGCCCCAGAACAAAATATGGTGCATCTCTTGTAACTGTTTTCATCACCTGAATATTAGCTTGGATATCATTGAGAGGCATATGACCTGGTCCTTCAACCATAGTTTGTACACCTCTTTCTCTAGCTTTTTCAACAAGCTCACCAATGATTAGTAGCTCCTGGAATTTAGCGCGATCATTGGAATCATACAACGAGCCAGACCGCATACCATCCCCGAGTGAAAGAGTCATATCATATTTTTTTGCTATGTCAAGAAGATAATCAAAGTTTTTGTACAGTGGGTTTTCTTTTTTGTTATGCAGAATCCAGGCCATATGAAAAGCTCCGCCACGAGAAACCATTGGTATAAGACGTTTCTGTCTTTTTAAACGTTCAACACTTTCCATGGTTACTCCAACATGGGCAACAGCAAAATCCACACCCTGTTTACCATGTTTTTCAAAAGAG
Proteins encoded in this region:
- the thiC gene encoding phosphomethylpyrimidine synthase ThiC, with the protein product MTQISEAKLGKTTEQMKMVAKNERIDLETVRRRVASGHIVIPFNPVHSPESLGIGKGLRVKVNANIGTSREYCDIKEEVEKAKIAVEAGAHAVMDLSTGGDLDKIRLSLIKTVDVPFGTVPVYQAGIKAIEKHGSIVEMTEDDMFNSFEKHGKQGVDFAVAHVGVTMESVERLKRQKRLIPMVSRGGAFHMAWILHNKKENPLYKNFDYLLDIAKKYDMTLSLGDGMRSGSLYDSNDRAKFQELLIIGELVEKARERGVQTMVEGPGHMPLNDIQANIQVMKTVTRDAPYFVLGPLVTDIAPGYDHFVGGIGGALAGFYGADFLCYVTPAEHLCLPDKNDVRDGVITARIAAHAADLARGIDRGVDATFSKARENLNWNKMFEICIDPKKAREYRKKRLPVEDTKACSMCGKLCAIEIVKKYIKQ